In Salvelinus namaycush isolate Seneca chromosome 15, SaNama_1.0, whole genome shotgun sequence, a genomic segment contains:
- the LOC120059809 gene encoding RNA pseudouridylate synthase domain-containing protein 2-like, producing MSHTMESTEMTTVSAVNTSNTSVNSTTDELKETCKRKSEEKVDPEKSSRGKRRRGGGKKQLRTGERYIPPPQKRNPGVSFSKEHFDETTYYFEGGLRKVRPYYFDFKTYCKGRWIGKSLLDVFSSEFRAEPLEYYVMASKLGRIRLNETPMDDLSVTLRNNDFLRNTVHRHEPPVVGRPLEILEDNGEVLVVDKPASMPVHPCGRFRHNTVIFILGKERGICGLHTVHRLDRLTSGVLLFARTLEVSQKLDVLVRDRQLEKEYVCRVEGEFPEGEIICEEPILVVSFKVGLCRVHPKGKDCRTVFQRLSWNGHSSVVRCLPLTGRTHQIRVHLQFLGYPILNDPVYGSSAWGPQRAKGGLKGMSDDELLKAILEEHRLKESLHLLDIPDEGMVQVSNVRTDVCGKDAQTPQPELLPHVCNSVSSDCTLSDVEQSANQVHSSPALPGAVPGPTDENGDQTKSTESSHLAATNTKDPLCSECKIVRPDPTEKELIMYLHALRYKGPDFEYSTRLPDWAKDDWIED from the exons ATGTCGCATACAATGGAGTCGACAGAAATGACGACGGTGTCGGCGGTAAATACCTCAAACACTTCAGTCAATTCTACCACAGACGAGTTGAAAGAAACTTGTAAACGTAAGAGCGAAGAGAAGGTAGACCCAGAGAAAAGTAGTCGTGGAAAGAGACGACGAGGGGGTGGGAAGAAACAACTCCGTACAGGAGAGAGATACATTCCTCCCCCTCAAAAACGCAACCCCGGGGTAAGCTTCAGCAAAGAGCATTTTGATGAAACAACATACTATTTTGAAGGAGGTCTACGCAAAGTGCGCCCATACTACTTCGACTTCAAAACGTACTGCAAGGGACGCTGGATTGGGAAAAGTCTTCTCGATGTTTTCAGCAGTGAATTCCGAGCTGAGCCGTTGGAGTACTACGTTATGGCTTCCAAACTAGGACGCATCCGACTCAATGAAACACCAATGGATGACCTCTCTGTAACACTCAGG AACAATGACTTCCTAAGGAATACAGTGCATCGCCATGAGCCGCCTGTAGTCGGACGGCCACTGGAGATTTTGGAAGATAATGGGGAGGTTTTGGTAGTTGACAAGCCAGCCTCAATGCCAGTTCATCCTTGTGGGCGCTTCCGTCACAACACGGTCATTTTCATCCTGGGAAAGGAACGGGGCATATGTGGCCTTCACACTGTGCACCGACTGGATCGCCTAACATCTGGGGTGCTGCTCTTCGCCCGGACTTTGGAAGTGTCCCAGAAACTGGATGTGTTGGTGCGAGACAGACAG CTGGAGAAGGAGTACGTCTGTCGAGTGGAAGGGGAGTTCCCAGAGGGTGAGATCATCTGTGAGGAGCCCATCCTGGTGGTCTCCTTCAAGGTGGGACTGTGCAGAGTGCATCCTAAAGGCAAGGATTGCCGTACAGTCTTCCAAAGGCTCAGCTGGAACGGCCACTCCAGTGTAGTGCGTTGCCTCCCTCTCACTGGCCGCACTCACCAGATTCGCGTCCACCTCCAGTTCCTGGGCTACCCCATCCTCAACGACCCTGTCTATGGCTCCTCTGCTTGGGGTCCCCAAAGGGCAAAGGGAGGCCTGAAGGGCATGAGCGACGATGAGCTTCTCAAAGCGATTCTGGAGGAACATCGCTTGAAGGAGAGTCTTCATCTCCTAGACATCCCAGATGAGGGAATGGTGCAGGTGAGCAATGTGCGTACTGACGTCTGTGGCAAAGATGCTCAGACACctcaaccagagctgttgccacatGTTTGCAATTCTGTTTCAAGTGACTGTACACTGAGTGACGTAGAACAGAGTGCAAATCAGGTCCACAGCAGTCCAGCCTTACCCGGTGCAGTACCCGGACCAACTGATGAAAATGGGGATCAAACAAAGTCCACAGAATCTTCTCACTTAGCTGCTACAAACACGAAAGACCCTCTGTGTAGCGAATGTAAGATTGTCCGTCCGGACCCCACTGAGAAGGAGCTCATCATGTACCTCCATGCGTTACGCTATAAAGGACCAGACTTTGAATATTCAACTCGCCTACCTGACTGGGCCAAGGATGACTGGATTGAAGACTAA